One Chaetodon auriga isolate fChaAug3 chromosome 14, fChaAug3.hap1, whole genome shotgun sequence genomic window carries:
- the ttc9 gene encoding tetratricopeptide repeat protein 9A, giving the protein MSVIQTGHDGRVDGGRGSHTDNSGGSPRLQPCAQPPNSSSSRTKDARYQQQQQQQQLQQQQRHHGGSMLKQPSHEPADVVRRALDFKCQGTQCYKDKKYREAIGKYHRALLEIKGLCRVLGDPDTSSKPPSPLLPTISKSTTLTDEQKGAMENAELECYNSLAACLLQMELVNYERVKEYCLKVLHKEGKNFKALYRSGVAYYHLGDFQKALYYLKESHKQEPSDTNVIRYIQLTEMKIRRNAQRDKKEAT; this is encoded by the exons ATGAGCGTGATCCAGACCGGGCACGACGGCAGGGTGGACGGCGGCAGAGGCAGCCACACAGACAACAGCGGCGGCTCCCCGAGGCTCCAGCCGTGCGCTCAGCctcccaacagcagcagcagccggacCAAAGATGCCAgataccagcagcagcagcagcagcagcagctccagcagcagcagaggcatcATGGTGGGTCGATGCTGAAACAACCATCTCACGAGCCAGCCGACGTCGTGAGACGGGCGCTGGACTTCAAGTGCCAAGGCACCCAGTGCTACAAGGATAAGAAGTACCGGGAGGCGATTGGCAAGTATCACCGCGCTCTGCTGGAGATTAAGGGGCTGTGCAGGGTGCTGGGGGATCCGGACACAAGCTCAAAGCCCCCGTCCCCCCTCCTGCCGACCATCAGCAAGTCCACCACGCTGACAGATGAGCAGAAGGGGGCCATGGAGAATGCGGAGCTGGAGTGTTACAACAGCTTGGCCG CCTGCCTTTTGCAAATGGAGCTGGTGAACTATGAACGAGTGAAGGAATACTGTCTGAAAGTGCTTCACAAGGAAGGAAAGAACTTCAAAGCTCTGTACCGATCCGGCGTGGCCTATTACCACCTCGGAGACTTCCAGAAGGCCCTGTACTACCTGAAGgagtcacacaaacaggaaccGTCAG acACCAATGTCATCCGCTACATCCAGCTGACAGAGATGAAGATTCGCCGGAATGCCCAGAGGGATAAGAAAGAGGCAACATAA
- the med6 gene encoding mediator of RNA polymerase II transcription subunit 6, which yields MAAVDFRDNLLGISWVDSGWVPILNPGNVLDYFSERSNPFYDRTCNNEVVKMQRLTLEHLNQMVGVEYILLHAQEPILYIIRKQQRQSPTQVVPMADYYIIAGVVYQAPDLGTVISSRALSAVHGIQSAFDEAMSYCRYHPSKGYWWHFKDHEEREKAKPKSKKKEEPSSLFQRHRVDTLLLDLRSKFPPTFYQPKPGEKPIPVEVKKEPEPPAETVKQEEREPATKSSAPAPPSKPPPEKRARLQ from the exons ATGGCGGCGGTGGATTTCAGAG ATAACCTGCTCGGGATATCCTGGGTGGACAGTGGCTGGGTACCAATTCTTAACCCTGGAAATGTATTGGACTACTTCTCTGAGAGAAGCAACCCATTCTACGACCGAACCTGTAACAATGAGGTAGTGAAGATGCAGCGGCTTACCCTGGAACATCTGAA TCAGATGGTGGGAGTGGAGTACATTCTTCTTCACGCTCAGGAGCCAATTCTTTATATAATCCGTAAACAACAGAGGCAGTCACCAACACAAG TGGTTCCCATGGCTGACTACTACATCATAGCAGGAGTTGTGTATCAGGCCCCAGATCTGGGAACAGTTATCAGCTCCAGAGCG ctctctgctgtccacGGAATCCAATCTGCTTTTGATGAGGCCATGTCATATTGCCGCTATCACCCATCCAAAGGATACTGGTGGCACTTCAAGGACCATGAGGAGAGAG AAAAGGCCAAGCCCAAGtcgaagaagaaagaggaaccGAGTTCACTATTTCAGAGGCACCGTGTTGACACGCTCCTTTTGGACCTCAGATCCAAATTTCCACCAACATTCTACCAG CCGAAGCCTGGTGAGAAGCCGATTCCAG TTGAGGTGAAGAAGGAGCCTGAACCCCCTGCAGAAACTGTAAAACAAGAGGAAAGGGAACCAGCCACAAAGTCCTCCGCCCCAGCTCCACCGAGCAAACCGCCTCCTGAGAAGAGAGCAAGGCTACAGTGA